TTGGTGGTGGCTTATTGCTGAGTAACTCTTTATTCAGGTCTTTTTGCTTTGACCTCATGCTAATCTTTGACTCTTTTTTCCAGGCAAGGTATAAAAGTAAAGTTAGAAGCTGTTTTGAGGAGATACTTGCCAGtttttctgcagctctctggctCTTGCACATCCTTTTTCTGATACATGTTTGGCCAGTTTTCTGAGTATATGTTTTAGTCTTCATGCTTTTAACCATTTTGCCTTTCCACCTGCTGAAGCTTGTTCCCTCAACACCTCTGGGGATTCCCCTGCCCTCAGTGAGATCCTGTGATACTTGATTGTCTCTTTTAATCCCATCCCCACTCATAGGTCCTGCATGTGGAGCACTCACCCTGGGccccctgcaaagctgcttttcagaTATCTTTGGGAtcaataaaatgactttttagaTGAATTTCACATGCTGAAAGGCTTGTGGTGGTTGGCATGAGCCTTCTGTAGGGAATCCCAGCAGTACCATTGTGGAGAGCCTGATTAGGCCTGGTGGGTGAGTGTGAAAGCCTGAGTTTAAGCACCTTCTTACTGCACATTTTAAGACTTCAGCTTGAGACAGCAGGGTTGGTACTGAAAGAGAAGTTCTCTCCACCTGGCTTGTCCACTTGGGATCTGGAGGAGACCTTCTCACCTCAAAAAAAGAGCTCTAACTTACCTACCCAGTGACAAGTTTCTCAAGCTGAAgggttttctctctctgttgttCTAGAGGAATGACATTGCCATGGCAATTACCAAGTTTGATCAGTTTGACTTCCTTATCGATATCGTTCCAAGGGATGAGCTGAAGCCTCCAAAGAGACAGGTGAGACCTGAAAGTGCCTCATTCTCTGTCCTTTCCTTGGTCTGATTTCAGTCTCTGATTAAAAGAGCCTTAATAATACAGAAGCAGATttaaacaagaggtttgtgccTCTCTTCTGTGTTTATTTACAGTAGTTTTCAGGTTCACCTTCCAAAAGTGCTGAGCCTGCATCTTTTGACTTGTAAAAGGAGAAATGGGGCTTATTTGCTTACAAGTACCAGCTCCTGCATCCTTTGGGGCAGTCATTGCTACTGTAAACATCCTTGACTGGAAGCTGTAAGGTGTTGGAAGGAGCTTTCAGTCGGATGTTtacagcagcaggctgctgcagtcCTCTGAGCACAAACCAGACAGACTTGTGTTTCACAAAGCACTTGTTTCCTTCCGTGTTTGAGACACTGCTGAAAGGGCACCAAGGTGAGGTTGAAGCTCAGTCTTGCTTCTTCAAAGCTACAAACAAACCACATCCAGCTCCTGGTAAACTAATTGATCTCCTTCATCCTAAAAGCTTGATGCCTTGCTGCTGAAAGTTCAGCAGTTCAGTGGTTGCTCATCTCTCTCTGTTACAAGTTGCCTGGTAGATGAAGTGGCTGAGCTGCCCTAAATACAGCTCTCCTAGGGATCAGCTCCATCCAGACAGCCCTGCACCGTgttcagcagctcctggagtcATTGCCCAGGACTCAGCTGGACACATTTCTTCTGAACAGTAAATTTCAGTCATTTCTAACAATCTGCAGCAACACCTTTGAATGGTTTTCTCATACTTGGGATGTTTGCAGTGTGTTAGCCTTTGAAATAAGCCAAGGTGGTCCTTAAATagcttctgcagggagagctgctggaggggctgCCATGCTGTAAAACATCCTTCTGGCAAGTGTTTTACTTGGAACTTTTGCTTTGACATGAgggattttcttttgtcttgcaATATAAATCCTGGATGACATGCAAAAAGTtacctgctgccagcacagagaGCAGTGGGCTGCATTGTGGACCTGGATTTTGGAGGCTGCTGTTTTGCTGTGTGTCTTGGGACTCTCACATGCTCCTGAAGTGATGGTCAAAGGGAGGAAATAGATGCTTCACCCTTTGTGGTGGTGTCCTGAGCTGAGTTTCACCTCACATGCTGATCTCTAGAAGCAGCTTGATTTTGGTAGTAAATGAGAATCCCTTTCTGTGTCCCAGTCTGTGCAGGAGagcccatcctgctgctgcactcAGCTGTGGGTCAGATCAGCAGCATCCCAGGGCTTTGTTACAGGCGTGCTGGGAGCTCTGCACTCTGTGCACGTGGTGGCACAGCTCCTTCCATCCCTTCCCCTGCTTCATCCCTTCAGCACAGGTGATTTACCCAAAGAACAGTGCTTGACAGGGCAAAACAAAACCTGGTTTGTTCAGCTGGGTAAGCTGAAAGGAGCTGTCTGCTGCCTCAAGTATCACAGGTGAATTCTGGCATTGCAAATCCAGTGCTTTTCCTTTCAGGTGCCTCATTCAGTGACTCTGCTGTGTGATGCTGCTGTTAGAAGCATTCTGTGTTTGGGAGGGAGAACATTGCCCATATCTTTTCCTTGCTGAAATCTTTTGCTTCACACCAGGGTGTTCTGTTTATGGAATTTAAGTTCTCTCATCAGATGAGTGCCTGAAGGAGCTGAATTGTGTGTTAGGTGCACACAGGCTGCTCAGTTAACGTGTCGTGATGATAGAtcacagcagagctctgcctccTGGATTGTGCAGCATCAGCACTGAAACCCTGTAGGTTTTTGGTTTGAAATAGGCTTTAGAGATCTGTCTCTCCCCAGTACATCCACTGCCTGTGAACACTGCTGAATCACTAGAAATGCTGCTTATGGCTTGAGAAGTCTCAAGGAGAAACAACTGCCTGGTAAGACTGTAGGCAAATACCCCTTTGATTCAACAGCGTTGAAGTGGCTGCCTGTAGGCTGACAGCCTGCACTTTTTGGCTGGGGGTACAGTCTGTATTTGATGTTCACCATGGAAAAGACTGTTTGACAAGCTAGTGTTGGTTATGTGGAAGAGCTGGGAATGAAACCATGACTGTTATGTTGCTCTGGTAACTGAAGCTATGGCTTGAAAATAAAGGATGGCAGGCACGAGCTAAGCTAGTTCACACAGGTTTGCATTTAAAGCCATCTGTGCCTGTAGCAAATGCAACTTCACCTGGAGCAGATACTTCCAAAAGTACTCACTTTGCCTTAATTGTTTCAGGATTCAGTTGGGAACTGAGGACTGGAGTGCTCTAGAAATAATGTGCCTAAGGACTGGGCCTCACAGAAGCAGCCACAGCTCTTCTGTGCCTGTGGTTTTATGGCTAACTGGAGACATGCCCTGGTCAATATATGTCTTACATTTGTTATTAATCCCTCCCCCAAAGGAGTTGATGAAGCAAGTAGGAATAATCAGTGAGCTACCATATGTGGGAAGGATTGTAAGCACATGACAGCAGCAGTTTGCAGTACCATGGGACAGTGGGAAGGTTTGCTTGGAGAGTCAGGCTCACCAATTGCTTCTTGACTACAGCCAACTGTGAGCAGCTTAATCTTTAGGGGGTGATTTTCTGGTAGGCTGTTGAGAAGCCTCCCAATagtcttttcttttgctgttgtcCCTCAGAGATAAGCATCAAAGCAAGGAGGCTCTTGTACTCAAGCCTGATGCCCACCCAGGGAGCAGACGTTGGTCTTGTTTAACctgtgtttttctcttccagtgGGATGTACTGCAGGTCATCCCTGAGCAAGCTGCATTTAGTGGCAGGGACTCAAGCAGCCTGGTGGCAATGGCAATCTCCCATGTTGTAGCACGTGTAAACATCCTACACTCTCAGCTGTGAACTCGAGGTGGCTGGGAGAGGATTGTTTACGCCTCCTGCCATGGAGTGAACGTCTGGTGAGCTGCATCTTCTGGGAGGTGCAAGATCCAACTGCTCCTGGGGACAGCTGaagagttttgctttttgttcccAGGGTCTCTGAAAGTCTACTTCTTTTCCTAAACATCAATCAGAAGGGGATTTCTCTCCTAAAGACAGGCTTAGGTAAAACAGAGCATGAGTTTTacagcctgggctgctgacaGTGAGCTAGAGCAGAGCCTTTCTTCATGCTGTTGAGATATTGCTGCTACCAGCAGAATCAGGCTGTTCAACAGTGGTATGAGATTAAACTCTTCCCACTCTGGAAAAACTGGgtgtaaagaaataaataggaGCCAGCAGTCTCCATCAAATGCTTCACTTTTATCCCCAAGGGTTTAACAGCAGAGCTAGACTGAGGTTTGTGTTGGGCACGTAGGCTGAGAGGAAGGTCTGCTGGTGCATTGGCAATTTGTTGTGTGTTAACATAACAGGTGATGATGGGATTTACTGATGAGGAGTTGCCTGTATTTCACCAATGGTAATCTCACTCATTTGCTTCTCCTAATGACACTGGGGGCTCCATTACTCTACACAGGGGGTTGGAAGTGCCTTTGATTTCCTTACAGGTGAATAAATTGAGGATCCCAGTTTGATTTATCATTTCAGATTGACTTAAACTGTTATGAATGAGTTATTAGAGGTACTTTCCCATGGAGCATGTTTATGGGAGGGATGTTGGCTGTTGCTGTTCCCTCTTTACCTGTCttttccctgtgctgcaggaagagGTGCGTCAGGCTGTGACCCCAGCTGAGCCTGTACAGTATTACTTCACTCTTGCTCAGCAGCCTGCTGCAGTGCAGGTTCAGGGGCAGCAGCAAGGACAGCAGACCACCACATCTACAACCACTATCCAGCCAGGCCAGATCATCATTGCCCAGCCACAGCAAGGGCAGGTGAGTGATGAGCAGTGGTCAGGGGCTTTGGCACTTAAGTGGGGTCAGTGAAACCTTCAGCTCCCTGTGTGTAGTGCCCTGTGAATCCCGTTCTCACTGCTCAGAACAACCAATAACAACACAGGAATATGTTTTCTGGTCCTGAGCAATGTTCAGATACCTTACAAAGAGCAGTTACCTGCCTCCTGGGCTCCCTTGGTGGGGATTTAAGCAGCAACAAGTAACAGTGGGTCTAGGAAGGAATCTGTCTGTTACAGTCTTTGTGTCTTGTGGCTGTTTGGCCTGTgttctttagcctggagaagggaaggctgagaaGGGTCCCTTATTGATGCTGACAAagacctaaagggtgggtgttgaaaGGATGGGACCAGTCtgtgttgtgtggtggccaggacaaggggtaacaggcacaggctggaacacaaacagttccactggcacGGGAGGAGAAACatctttggtgctgaggtgagagagccctggcccaggctgcccagggagggtgtggaggctcctttccaggaggttcccaaacccacctggacacattcctgtgtcccctgagccaggggaagctgctggagcaggggctggggctgcagcagctctgggaggtcccttctaaccctcaTCATTCAGGGTTTCTGTGTGAATCACTTCAGCCCTTGCTTGGTCCTTATCCCCATTTTGAATGCAGAGCACCCCGGTGACCATGCAGGTTGGAGAAGGTCAGCAGGTACAAATAGTGCAGGCCCAGCCCCAAGGACAGACCCAGCAGGCTCAGAGTGGAACTGGGCAGACCATGCAAGTCATGCAGCAGATCATCACCAACACAGGAGAGATCCAGCAGATACCGGTAAGGCACCAACACAAATGTCTTGTGAGCAGAAAGTGGCTGCTGGTGTTCTGGCATGAGACTGCAAATGGATGCTTCTATCACTGTCAGAGGAAGTTTGGATTGAGTGGTGTGTTTCCTGCACTTAGAGAGGAAAAGTACCCAGGTGTGACATGAAGGAGGAAACAAATGTAACCCACCCAGTGTAGACTCATTCCCCACCCCCCAACACTCTCACCTCCAGTGCAATGCTTATGGTTAGGAAGCAATAAATGAAACACTTCCTGGAGAAACCTGAGTTCTTTTACTACAGCATGGTTTCAATAAAGCACCATCAACTTCTGTTGCCTTTACTTGGTTCTGCCTCTGCAGTCTGAAGTTATGACCTGGCAGACTGAGTGGGAAAGGTGCCATCTGTGAGTTATTAATAAGCTCTGATGCTGGTTGGAGGGATGGCTGTGCAGAACCTGAAGATATCTCCTCACTTTCACATCAATACAGACCAGCTGTGGCCTTAAGAATGGGATTTGAagtgtccagcagcagcagtaacatTGTGGCATGGGTCCTAGTTAAACATGTgggtcaggaaaaaaatggcacCTTTCCCCTCCCACCTTGTGCTTCAGAATCACAACAAACTTTGGGGCCTTTTGGTTCCCATCTGCAAAGCTTCACAGCTCTTcaagaaaaccccaaactgcCCAGTTCTGTGTGCTTAACAGGCCAAAGGTCAGACCAAGTGTCCAAGACAAGCCTTTCACTCGGATTTCTGTTAGGAAATGTACCCACAGCTGGGGCAAAGCTGACATTCCCCACCAGCTTTGCTTCTCAGGATCCTCTGTACATCTGGTAAATGTTTCCTGCTCTGACACTGTCTTGAGAAAGGTTCAGATTGTTGCTGTTGCCAGGTTTTTCCAGCCCACTTCCAGATTCTTTTCACCTCTTAAGTCTTCAGCTGACTCTTACTGCTTGGCTTGAGGTGTTGGTCAGAAGGGAAGGGAATTGCTTGCCAAATAGGGTGTTTTTTTACCAGCAaccttattttcttctctacaTGCTCCACTGTCTTTCTTTTgaattcttttccccttttttcttcctttccttatcAAAGTTTCCCCAAGATACTTGTTCCTCAGAGTCTTTTGGAGGGAGGTGTCCACCACAGTGAATCCATTACACCAGCCCTGAACATTGCAGCATCCTGCTTTGGTTCAGCAGTAGCAGAACACTTCAGACTGGTTGTCCAGAGACTCTCCCTACAAGAAGGAGGCCTGGACATCTGCCAGGACAAAGAATTCTTCACCAAGTAGCTGTGAGAGGGCCATGACCTGCAGAAAGCACTTTGCTCCATGTAGGTGGATCCTGTTGCAAGACACCCTGTGTTTCAGGAGGGTGTTGAATTAGTGGCAGATTTTGCCCAAGCATGTGCTTCTACTTCCCTCttgcctgggagctgctgagaaCAGGTTGTTGTGGCTGGACCTCAGAAGATTCTTACTCTGCAGATGTGAGGCAGAAAGTGCCAAGTGGCAGTGTGGTGTCTGTGGGAGCACTTGGGCCCCCTGCAATTGTAAGTctgcaaaacagagcaaatgAGGAGCAGTGTTTTAATGAACCAGTCACAGCATTTCTGTATCCAGCAGAGATGCTCTTTTGACTAATTAAGAGGAGGATTCTTAATCACAGCCTGTTGGAGAATCAGTTTGTGCTGAAGGAAGCATCTTTCCCATTTCACACTCCCAGCAAGTGCAGTCCAACAGAACATGGAGCTTTAGCTGCAAGAGCTTTCCCTAACCTGGAGAGCAGGTTTGGTTTGGTGTCACAGATGTTTTGGGCtcttcagtgctgctgcctctgctccatTTGCCTGCACTTTCCCTCGTGCTTTCCCTGCACTTTCTGTCTCAGTCATTGCTCTGTCTCCTGACAGTTCCTTTTCACTCTGCTGTCTTCTTGGGTTCAGCAAAGACTCTTTGTGGGAAACCCTCTCCCGAAGCTGagatgctgctggcagctgcaggagtgCTGGGAGCATCTCACTggtgtctctgctgcttttccaccTGCTCCCTGAACCGTATTCACTCCTCTGCTGCAATTCGCCCTTTACTCCAGACCACAGGCTGCCTGTGGAAAGGGGGCTTCTTATTCTTCACACCAGAACTATACCACAGCTGTGCCAAGGAGATGGAAATCATTTCTTCTGGCTGCATGAGTTGTGTGCTAGATTTAAGCTGTGCCTTTGCTCCACCTCATGGGCAGGTCCCTTGGTGCTCACTCTCACGGCTGGAAGGACACTGTAAATCACTTCCATTCATGTAGTTAGTGGTGTGGCTAAAAATCTAAAAGCAGGGAGCTCCCAGCATGAAAAACATGATCTGCCAGCAGATCCTGGTGCAGAAATGGATTCTTTATTGAGATGCTTATGCTCATGGGGAGTTGATTTGCTCCTGAAGCAATATTGGAGCGTTTAGACCCAGCTGGGACGTCAGCGCCGGTTGTGTAACGCCAAGACCATGTTCCAGGCACTTGAACCTTTGTCAGGGAGCAGTTTTTCAAGTGGTTTTTATGTCCTTGTCTCCTTTCTTTTACAAAAGAAGCTCAAACCATCTATTTTTTTGGTCTATAATTACCCTAGGACTGTGAATCCAGATTGTCCCCAAGTGAAATAAACACTTCACTGAAAAGCCCGTGGTGGGATCAGCCCGTGGCCTCTGTTGCTTCTCACGTGGGTTTTCAGTAGCACTGGCTGTTTATATCCCACAACATGTGAGATGGGACTTGAGGTGACTGTGGTGATATTGGGCTTCCCATCCCACAGCTCAGAAACAAATTGGTGTTAAATGTCAACCAAGTGCTGCCACAGGAGTTACCAGCCTTTGCCAGGTGGGTGCTGACAGGCAGAGAGTGGCATGAGAAGCTTCCTTCGATATCCCTGGGGTTTGTCATCTCTGCTGTCTTCAGCTGAAAGTTTCCCATAGGTTCTCTTACATTTTTTGGCAGGATGTAAGAGGAGAGTCATTGCAGGCAGCTCATGAGGATGCTTGTGTGAAACGATGCATCAGAGCAGTAACTCCATTCTCCTGCCCAAAAAgctgggggggaggagggggaaaagtgtCCTCAAAGGTCTCTGAAATGTAGCAATTAATATGCTTTGGCTACTAACTGACCCATTCCCCTCCTGGAGAAAGAAGTAATGTGCTGCTTCCTCGGGGCTTTACTTGCAGAGCCCGCAGGAGTTCGGTGGAGTTGGTTCTTGCCTTGGGCAGGGTCCGTGGCAGTCGCTCATCTAAAGCCTTAATCACCTCCAGCCTCTCCCCTGTGCCTCAGCCCTGACTCTGGTTTCTGTTGTGGAAACGAGAAGGCAAGTTGATGTGTTTGAGGTTCCAGAGTTCCCTGTTTAATTGTGTTTCCCCTGCCCCCTCCGCTTGTCTCCAGGTTCAGTTGAATGCTGGCCAGCTGCAGTATATCCGCTTAGCCCAACCCGTGTCAGGCACCCAGGTAGTCCAGGGGCAGATCCAGACGCTTGCAACCAATGCACAGCAGGTATGCACCATAACAGCAAGGGCTGACATGAACTGGTAAAGTGTTGTTCCCTGGCTCCTGAAGCTGCAAATCCCACTTGGATTGAGCACCTCTTGGCTTTAGGGctcctgtgtttcttttcttcctgttcctcccGTCAGAGTGACAAGGAGCGTAGCAGAAGCCTCCTTGAGCTGTGAAAGGTGCATGCctatatctgtgtgtgtgtgtgtgtgtgtgtcactgCTCTGAGCTGATTGCAGGTAAAAACCAACTTGAGTTCATccaccttctctttccttctgctccttctGGCTGGGTGAGGGAGGAGCAGCCGTGCAACCTCCCAGAGGCGAAACATCGACGCGGCGTTTGCTGCCAGGAGGTCGTCTCAGGTTCTTGTTGAGACTGGTCGCTTAAAGGGATTCTTCTCTGCCTTCAGAGGAGAGGaaggctgctgcttttctgtgatcCTGGAGGCTGCCTTCTCCACAGGACGTGCttgtggttggttttggtttggaaCAGCTGAATCCCGTGTCCTTTGTTCTTGCCCTGTGGTTAGCGCGAGCGTGGCCGCGGGCCGCCGGTGTCCTGCCACACCGAGGGGTGAGGAAGCTTGGAAAGAGTCTAAAAGCTCttggagaggcagcagcagactATGGTTAGTGGGGTTCTGACCCTCTCTGAGGGGCTGTCAGTCATCACCCTTCTCTTGTCCTTGTAGATAACACAGACAGAAGTCCAGCAAGGACAGCAGCAGTTCAGCCAGTTCACGGACGGACAGGTAAGAACTCGGAGCTCCTCAGTCCCTTTGGAGTCAAGGGCTAAAAGAGGCATCCTCAGGTCTGCATGTTCTAGCAAATTGGCTCCTCCTGGTaaagcacagctgctgcaggcaaaCCCTAACCTGGAGCAGGGTAAGTGGATGTGGTGCCAGTCGTAGCTCAGGTGTTCTGCTGCCTTGGCTCTGAGTTAGTCCCATCCCTTGTGCTCTGGGTGGGATCCATTGAGTCCTGACCAGTTTAGGAGCAAAAGCCATAACCTCCAGCTATTGagggcagcctgagctcagcCTGGGCAGCAGAAACTCACAGAATGACTTTGTTATGATTTAGCAGCAAATATCTAGTGAAAGTTTGTGCTCTCTTGTCTTTGGGGGATGCAGATTTGACCCAGACCTGACTTTGCTGTTAAGGCCACCTCTAAACTCTGCTTGGagggagctggtgctgagcatGAGGAGAACTAAcagtcttttcttttcccctctctatCTCTACCAGCAACTCTATCAGATCCAGCAAGTGACCATGCCTGCAGGCCAGGACATCACCCAGCCCATGTTCATTCAGTCCACCAACCAGACCTCAGATGGCCAGGCCACACAAGTGACAGGGGACTGAACAGAGACCTCATAGCAGgtggaaaaacacacacacacacacagcagcttgaCATTTGCCATCCCAGCTTGGCCTGATGAATTCATCTGCTTCTTGTGTATCTCTACATGATGGTAAGCCTACAGTaggctgaggctgcagggctctgtcccCCTTCCTGGGCTGCCTGGGAGGGAATATCCAGCAGACACTGACAAGAATGCCAgatctggtttatttttagaaGCCAATCTTTGGGTGTGTTCAGCTGCTTGTTCAACCCCCATCAGACTGAGAGAGAACTAACCACAAAGGAATTTGTAGCATCTCATTTGATGTTGTAAAAGGTTTTTACCCAGTAAAATGATTAAAGGGTTCTGCATCTCCTTTGTCAGAGCTTGAttcctcctgcctctcttcttgGTTTTCCCTCTGAACAGAGCTAGATTCAGTCCTCCTGTCTCAGTGGCTTGTTAGGGGTGGATGGGGggagtgtctctgtgtgtgtgtgtgagatgtttcctctcctgcctccttttttGGTAAGCTGGAGCATTGCTGTGTGCAGCTTGAGGGCAGGGAGTAGGGGAGGAGTAATTAaagtgaaagcaaaacaaaccaaaccccatTCCTTGTGTGCTGACTCTTATTTTCTAAGGGCAAAAGATCCTTTCATTTGGCCTGGCTTGTTCC
This DNA window, taken from Colius striatus isolate bColStr4 chromosome 24, bColStr4.1.hap1, whole genome shotgun sequence, encodes the following:
- the NFYC gene encoding nuclear transcription factor Y subunit gamma isoform X1, with amino-acid sequence MSTDGGFGTGSNSDAQQSLQSFWPRVMEEIRNLTVKDFRVQELPLARIKKIMKLDEDVKMISAEAPVLFAKAAQIFITELTLRAWIHTEDNKRRTLQRNDIAMAITKFDQFDFLIDIVPRDELKPPKRQEEVRQAVTPAEPVQYYFTLAQQPAAVQVQGQQQGQQTTTSTTTIQPGQIIIAQPQQGQSTPVTMQVGEGQQVQIVQAQPQGQTQQAQSGTGQTMQVMQQIITNTGEIQQIPVQLNAGQLQYIRLAQPVSGTQVVQGQIQTLATNAQQITQTEVQQGQQQFSQFTDGQQLYQIQQVTMPAGQDITQPMFIQSTNQTSDGQATQVTGD
- the NFYC gene encoding nuclear transcription factor Y subunit gamma isoform X2 is translated as MSTDGGFGTGSNSDAQQSLQSFWPRVMEEIRNLTVKDFRVQELPLARIKKIMKLDEDVKMISAEAPVLFAKAAQIFITELTLRAWIHTEDNKRRTLQRNDIAMAITKFDQFDFLIDIVPRDELKPPKRQEEVRQAVTPAEPVQYYFTLAQQPAAVQVQGQQQGQQTTTSTTTIQPGQIIIAQPQQGQSTPVTMQVGEGQQVQIVQAQPQGQTQQAQSGTGQTMQVMQQIITNTGEIQQIPITQTEVQQGQQQFSQFTDGQQLYQIQQVTMPAGQDITQPMFIQSTNQTSDGQATQVTGD